Within the Neorhodopirellula lusitana genome, the region AGACCTTTCGGGCCGTTGAACGTCGCCTCTAACAACGGCGTCCCCTCGATGCTGTACCCCTTCTTTCCACTACCAGCGACGTGACGGATCTCGCCACTCGCTCGGTCGATCCGCCAAATACTATTGCCTTCTCGCAACGCAATCCAAATCGATTGCTTATCAACGGCCAGTGACCGTGGTCCGAACAGAGGACTTTCGGCGGCAACGTCACCATCCTTGGGAAGTTTTCGTTCCCCAGTTCCAGCCACCGTCGTGATCAGCCCTGACTTCAAATCAACATGGCGAATTCGATGGTTCGCAATATCCGCGATCAGAATCCCACCTTCGCCATCCAGCACAACGCTATGCGGTTGGTTCAGCTTCGCCTTCGTGGCTGGTCCACCATCGCCTTCATCGCCCGCCACGCCACATCCCGCAATCGTGCTGATGACCTGTGTGTTCGCGTCCACTTTCCGGATCACATGATTTCGAGTGTCCGCGATGAACAGGTTCCCCGCGGAATCGACTCGAACTTCGTGAGGCCAATCAAACCGAGCTTCCGTCGCCGGCCCACCATCGCCGCTGTAACCCTTCAGCCCGCATCCCGCAACGCGAACCACGTCGCCCGTCTTCCGGTCCATTCGCCAAACGCAGTGATCGCTGATCGTCGTGAAGAACAAATCACTCCCAACTGGCTGTACACCGAACGGGTTCCCGAAAGCAAACTGCTTAGCCGATCCATGAGGTTCGCCCGCGGAATAGAGCTGCTCGTCATTCGAATCCCGCCCATTTCCGGCAATGATTTCCACGCGGCCCGCATCCTCAGCCACCGCGAAGCCAGCGGAAAAGCAAACAAACGCAATCGAGAATGCCAACAAGTTGGAACGCACGTCAAACCACCTAGAAAGATTCGAAGATAGACGGGGAAGCAAAGCGGAAATCTCAGACACTCAAAGAGATGAGTCACCACGCAAGCGTTGCCTGCAAATCACATCACAGTTCTTCACACATCAGGAGTCCAGACAGTCCTACTGTGGCTTTTCAACAGCGGGCAAGGCGGCTGCAATTTCCCGGGCCACCTGTTCCGCCAGATAAGCATATCCCTTGGAAGTGAAATGAACGTCTCCCTTGCGAGCCTGAATCTCCGGCAACCCTTTCAATGCATAAGAATGCAAATCGTTGATCTGGATTTCGTTCTCTTCCATGATCGACTCCGCGATCGAATTGTACTTCACCTCGTCGCCCACATTACGGCCGATCTCTCGCGTTGGGACGGGTGTGGTGGCGCACCAAATCAATTTGGCGTCGGTCGCCTTTAGCTTCGCAACCGCTTGAACCAGGGCTTCACGATACTGGTCCGGTGTCACGCTCAAGGTTCCATGGACCTTGTCTCGGTGCCCTTGTGTCTTCGCTTCCGGATTCCGATAGCAGATATCCCACAATCCCCAGTTGAAGTGAATCACATCCCATTCACGCTGCCCGATCCACTTGTCCAGGTTCTCGATTCCGTATTGAGCCGTTTGCCCGTTGGTCGGAATGCGAAACACATCCGCCTTCCCGGCCAGGTGCTTGCGAACGCCGATGGTGTACCCAATCGAAATCGAGTCGCCAATCAGCAAGACGTTGGGCAACTTTGGATCATCGTCCGGATTCGCAAACGCTTTCCGATATTCTGCACCCGTATAGAGTTCACTCGCGCTAGCCAAATCCAGCGCCGACACGTCGCCGACGGA harbors:
- a CDS encoding SGNH/GDSL hydrolase family protein — protein: MKSCLLLLSVLILLVTSVGDVSALDLASASELYTGAEYRKAFANPDDDPKLPNVLLIGDSISIGYTIGVRKHLAGKADVFRIPTNGQTAQYGIENLDKWIGQREWDVIHFNWGLWDICYRNPEAKTQGHRDKVHGTLSVTPDQYREALVQAVAKLKATDAKLIWCATTPVPTREIGRNVGDEVKYNSIAESIMEENEIQINDLHSYALKGLPEIQARKGDVHFTSKGYAYLAEQVAREIAAALPAVEKPQ